In Limosilactobacillus sp. WILCCON 0051, a single window of DNA contains:
- a CDS encoding lanthionine synthetase LanC family protein, translated as MSTNQYLPIAIKTANWLDEHIIKTDHGITWDISQSFQGPWRYYDEASMYAGASGIVKFYLELAQISGNQRYLDTAVAAGHELAARILKRNPHLDKAFSRYAFTTGLSGVAQALDWINQEHHEAVFDHAIIKILNGIVNDQKQDGSWSGQIGIVADGGTALLLGRLGSRYLIDGLQDALIKFGDYVLAHKRIDEHGQSFYVGLDLKFVGGPIGKFNTGFPLGPAGVAFTLLKLAELTGENRFIDGTKGIREFYEYYNDGKGLLLPHYHPDTEHICYVGYCGGPVGTARYFYELAKQTDDAHAVADFEAAIAGLDRVQAPKKRSAGYWETDNYCCGTAGILQLFTGAYLVTNNQDYLKRAQQTATILVERATQNDRFAYWKQAFERKNPQNVTAALGFYDGAAGIASYLLQLGEVENGQLSTHRFIDDPYPAVWQQNR; from the coding sequence TTGAGTACCAACCAGTATTTACCAATTGCCATAAAAACTGCCAATTGGCTTGATGAACATATCATCAAAACCGACCACGGTATCACCTGGGATATCAGCCAGTCGTTTCAGGGACCTTGGCGCTATTATGATGAAGCCTCCATGTATGCTGGGGCCAGTGGGATCGTGAAGTTTTACCTGGAGCTGGCCCAGATCAGCGGCAATCAGCGCTATCTAGACACAGCTGTCGCGGCTGGTCATGAACTAGCCGCACGAATTTTAAAACGCAATCCGCATCTGGACAAAGCCTTTAGCCGCTATGCCTTTACCACCGGACTCAGCGGTGTGGCGCAAGCATTGGACTGGATCAATCAAGAACATCATGAGGCCGTTTTTGACCACGCCATCATCAAAATCTTAAACGGTATCGTCAATGATCAAAAGCAGGATGGATCATGGAGCGGCCAGATTGGCATCGTGGCTGACGGTGGCACGGCGCTTTTGTTGGGACGGCTGGGTTCAAGGTATCTGATCGATGGTTTGCAGGATGCTTTGATCAAATTTGGCGACTATGTTCTAGCCCACAAGCGAATTGACGAGCACGGACAGTCATTTTATGTCGGCTTGGATCTTAAATTCGTGGGCGGTCCCATCGGCAAGTTCAATACCGGTTTTCCACTGGGACCAGCCGGCGTGGCGTTTACGCTGCTTAAATTAGCTGAGCTGACAGGAGAAAATCGTTTTATCGATGGCACCAAGGGTATTCGCGAATTTTATGAATACTATAATGATGGTAAGGGACTGCTTTTACCGCACTATCATCCCGATACTGAGCATATCTGCTACGTCGGCTACTGCGGTGGACCCGTGGGCACGGCGCGCTACTTTTATGAACTGGCCAAACAGACCGACGATGCTCATGCCGTGGCTGATTTTGAGGCAGCCATCGCGGGACTTGATCGCGTACAGGCACCCAAAAAACGTTCAGCCGGCTATTGGGAAACCGACAACTACTGCTGTGGCACGGCCGGAATTCTGCAGCTGTTTACCGGCGCCTATCTGGTAACGAATAATCAAGACTATCTTAAACGTGCTCAGCAGACTGCCACGATTTTAGTTGAACGGGCAACTCAAAATGACCGGTTTGCCTATTGGAAGCAGGCTTTTGAACGCAAGAACCCGCAAAACGTTACCGCGGCCTTGGGCTTTTATGATGGTGCGGCCGGTATTGCATCATATCTGCTGCAGCTGGGCGAGGTGGAAAATGGTCAGCTGTCGACGCACCGTTTCATTGATGACCCCTACCCTGCCGTTTGGCAACAAAATCGGTAA
- a CDS encoding iron-containing alcohol dehydrogenase family protein: protein MFKRTIRLSPGIYVNEPGALKKLPELIKAFMLEKLVILTDQTVLKVIPQYLPADFLTRYPVEIFNGSCEFAEIDRLTKQLKAYDGIIAFGGGQLMDTAKVVSDRLNNVLINVQTVPSNCAAFTTKSIVYSPTHEMIASVREKKPVDAVILEPELLKNAPLEYLRSGIGDTLAKYYEIRRRLTDDQMHSLSLSLARDLIERCRQEMLKVDDPRSLNGLDLQNFIDTIFLAASLVDGLADLDGRSVAAHTFYNAYVKVIGPQRFTHGEIVALGNLFQVTLEDDPALIKEIRAYYPKVGLPLSLAALGITQAEQLDSLAEYMAKPDNIRMQSIFPGITATTIRKTLAKLI, encoded by the coding sequence ATGTTTAAACGTACGATCCGGCTCAGTCCCGGTATTTATGTCAATGAACCCGGCGCACTGAAAAAGCTGCCTGAACTGATCAAGGCCTTCATGCTGGAAAAGCTAGTCATCTTAACTGATCAAACCGTTTTAAAAGTCATCCCCCAGTACCTGCCGGCTGATTTTCTGACCCGGTACCCAGTCGAAATCTTTAACGGCAGCTGCGAGTTTGCCGAAATCGATCGCCTTACCAAACAGCTGAAAGCCTACGACGGGATCATCGCTTTTGGAGGCGGTCAGCTGATGGACACGGCAAAAGTCGTCAGTGACCGCCTCAACAATGTCTTGATCAACGTCCAGACCGTTCCTTCTAATTGTGCGGCCTTCACCACTAAAAGCATCGTCTATTCGCCAACTCACGAGATGATTGCCAGCGTGCGCGAAAAAAAGCCCGTTGATGCCGTTATCCTGGAACCTGAGCTGTTGAAAAACGCGCCGCTTGAATATCTGCGTTCAGGCATCGGCGACACGCTGGCCAAATACTATGAGATTCGCCGGCGCCTGACTGACGATCAAATGCATTCGCTATCGCTGTCCTTAGCGCGGGATCTGATTGAGCGGTGCCGTCAGGAAATGCTGAAAGTGGATGATCCACGGTCGCTTAACGGTCTTGACCTGCAGAACTTTATCGATACCATCTTTTTAGCGGCGTCATTGGTTGATGGCTTGGCTGACCTGGATGGACGCAGCGTGGCAGCTCATACCTTCTATAATGCCTATGTCAAGGTCATTGGCCCGCAACGCTTTACGCATGGCGAAATCGTTGCTTTAGGCAATCTGTTTCAAGTAACGCTGGAAGACGATCCCGCGTTGATCAAAGAAATCCGCGCCTACTATCCCAAGGTTGGCCTGCCGCTTTCTTTGGCCGCACTTGGCATTACCCAGGCTGAGCAGCTGGACTCATTGGCTGAATACATGGCCAAGCCGGATAATATCAGAATGCAGTCGATTTTTCCCGGCATAACCGCGACCACGATTCGCAAGACGCTAGCCAAACTTATCTAA
- a CDS encoding zinc-ribbon domain-containing protein, whose product MKVCPNCGSEVLENAQYCTRCGWHFETVANQKTADQEIQPASIASENSESPATEPISEPRAISAAAERPQATAGQHESQTSTDPVHAQKAAEPSYQNAMAPSREEVSDVQNVTEQPHPLVNNPKAASQPAKPDPKAAVSAAGEAKANQESASFKSRAEARKQSESSTTGDSFELTLDLEHTKQGFKRAWAWLIESLRHPSDYQQPSWRWTGLTMQIIEALLAVVTIGWMVDHLSAKLAQLASGSAIVFHIKAMTTGSFFLLWLLIVVAMLLMSAVAYVFKRYVSGIEGGDYVDMINHLTWSSNFNVILLLVSLLLASLTSSLGMMTLIGVILLTALGMFALALADTMLEAGSQKLDRMYGALIVLVINGLIVFAAISLGGQLIKEMIVALMLQLF is encoded by the coding sequence ATGAAAGTCTGTCCAAACTGTGGTAGTGAAGTTTTAGAAAATGCCCAATACTGTACGCGTTGCGGCTGGCATTTTGAAACGGTCGCCAATCAGAAAACGGCTGATCAAGAAATTCAGCCAGCTTCGATAGCCAGCGAAAACAGTGAGTCGCCAGCAACTGAACCAATCAGCGAGCCACGGGCGATATCGGCTGCGGCTGAACGGCCTCAAGCAACAGCAGGGCAGCATGAGTCGCAAACATCAACGGATCCTGTCCATGCACAAAAAGCTGCTGAACCATCGTACCAAAACGCGATGGCACCAAGTCGTGAAGAAGTCTCAGACGTTCAAAACGTTACAGAACAGCCGCATCCTTTAGTCAACAATCCAAAAGCAGCCAGCCAGCCGGCCAAACCGGATCCAAAAGCAGCAGTCAGCGCGGCTGGTGAAGCTAAGGCCAATCAAGAGTCCGCGTCATTCAAGAGTCGTGCGGAAGCCAGAAAGCAATCCGAATCAAGTACGACCGGGGATTCATTTGAACTGACGCTGGATCTCGAGCATACCAAGCAGGGATTTAAACGGGCCTGGGCCTGGCTGATTGAGTCGCTAAGACATCCCAGTGATTATCAGCAGCCAAGCTGGCGTTGGACTGGCCTGACGATGCAGATTATCGAGGCCTTGCTTGCGGTCGTGACGATTGGCTGGATGGTTGATCATCTATCGGCTAAGCTTGCTCAGCTTGCGTCAGGCTCGGCAATCGTTTTTCATATCAAGGCCATGACGACGGGGAGCTTTTTCTTGCTGTGGCTGCTGATCGTGGTTGCCATGCTGCTGATGAGTGCCGTGGCGTACGTCTTTAAACGCTATGTCAGTGGTATTGAAGGCGGCGATTACGTTGACATGATCAATCATTTGACGTGGTCCAGCAACTTCAACGTTATTTTGCTGCTGGTCAGCTTATTGCTGGCATCATTAACCAGCTCGCTTGGCATGATGACTCTGATTGGCGTGATTCTGCTGACTGCTTTGGGAATGTTTGCCCTGGCATTGGCTGATACGATGCTTGAGGCTGGCAGTCAGAAGCTTGATCGCATGTATGGCGCGCTGATCGTTTTGGTCATCAATGGTCTGATCGTTTTTGCCGCGATTTCGTTAGGCGGCCAGCTGATTAAAGAAATGATCGTGGCGCTGATGCTGCAGCTGTTTTAG
- a CDS encoding manganese-dependent inorganic pyrophosphatase, whose amino-acid sequence MSKELVFGHQKPDTDAITAAMAFSYFENELGYETEAVALGEPNDETKYALNYFNMEAPRVVKTVANETDKVMLVDHNEPQQSAADIDQVTVTHLVDHHRIANFNTAQPLWITARPYGCVSTIITELFQEKHIEIPANLAGMMMSAIISDTLLLKSPTTTDHDGEALKYLAKVAGVEDYEAYGIEMLKAGTNLAAKSDADIVDGDAKTFELGDAKLRIGQVNTVDLDDVFSRQADLEKTMQQLNDENGYDTFILIATNILNSDSDLLVVGGNTEKVEQAFGKKLGDNHRMNLPGVVSRKKQVVPPLTDVFEG is encoded by the coding sequence ATGAGCAAGGAATTAGTTTTTGGTCATCAAAAGCCAGATACTGACGCCATTACGGCCGCAATGGCATTTTCATACTTTGAAAACGAACTGGGCTACGAAACGGAAGCCGTTGCCCTGGGCGAACCAAACGATGAAACGAAGTACGCTTTGAACTACTTCAACATGGAAGCACCACGGGTCGTTAAGACGGTTGCCAACGAAACTGACAAGGTAATGCTGGTTGACCACAACGAACCACAACAATCAGCTGCTGACATCGACCAAGTTACGGTTACGCACTTGGTTGATCACCACCGGATCGCCAACTTCAACACGGCACAGCCACTTTGGATCACGGCTCGTCCATACGGCTGTGTTTCTACGATCATCACGGAACTGTTCCAAGAAAAGCACATTGAAATTCCTGCCAACCTGGCTGGGATGATGATGTCTGCTATCATTTCCGACACGCTGCTGCTGAAGTCACCAACGACTACTGACCACGACGGCGAAGCTTTGAAGTACCTGGCAAAGGTTGCCGGTGTTGAAGACTACGAAGCTTACGGAATTGAAATGCTGAAGGCTGGTACCAATCTGGCTGCCAAGTCTGACGCTGATATCGTTGATGGCGATGCCAAGACGTTTGAACTGGGCGACGCTAAGCTGCGGATCGGTCAAGTAAACACGGTTGATCTAGATGATGTCTTCTCTCGTCAAGCCGACCTGGAAAAGACGATGCAACAGCTGAACGATGAAAACGGCTACGACACGTTCATCTTGATTGCTACCAACATTTTGAACAGCGATTCTGATCTGCTGGTTGTTGGCGGCAACACGGAAAAGGTTGAACAGGCATTCGGTAAGAAGCTGGGCGACAACCACCGTATGAACCTGCCAGGCGTGGTTTCACGTAAGAAGCAAGTGGTACCTCCATTGACGGACGTCTTTGAAGGCTAA
- the parC gene encoding DNA topoisomerase IV subunit A — MSEPKIENMTLEDLMGDRFGRYSKSIIQERALPDIRDGLKPVQRRILFAMNKDGNTYDKGFRKSAKSVGNVMGNFHPHGDSSIYEALVRMSQDWKLRDPLIEMHGNNGSMDGDPPAAMRYTEARLSKIAGLMLKDIDKDTVDMTLNFDDTEKEPTVLPARIPNLLVNGATGISAGYATEIPTHNLGELIDALIYLLGHPTVSLDKLMEFVPGPDFPTGGIIQGKEGIKKAYETGRGRIVVRAKTSIETLRGGRQQINITEIPYEVNKAQLVKRINDLRLAKKVEGIAEARDETDRSGLRIAIELKRGANAEGILNYLLKNTDLQINYNFNMVAIDNQRPMRVGLKHILTSYLSFQKEIIMRRTRFDLNKAQKRLHIVEGLIKALSMLDQVIKTIRASKNRADAKQNLIESLGFDDPQAEAIVTMQLYRLTNTDVTALEDEQKRLNDQIAEYQLILSDENELAKVLRQEMRTIKKEFATPRRTEIQSKVQKLEIDTKVTVAKEDVVVLVSKAGYIKRSSLRSFKASNVEEDGLREDDYPLLIQETSTLAHLFMFTNLGHLIYRPVHELADVRWKDVGEHISQTIGLAAGEEIIKAMIFDRLDMPGTLLMGTSDGQVKQTEFKEYQPGSRYKSTATVYMKLKGDDAQVVNVMYYEPKDTAQSLLAISHEGYAVRFDVAEVPIAGVRTTGVRAINLHDDDRMVDLQLVDEDQHLAMVTQRGAFKEMAVADIKLGARARRGELVLHRLKKLPHKLVDFLPYDADYQGAVEIITDRPMFQDVLITDHHLGTAHSNGTFVIDTESQGIPVKLRIKPQLTETATSEQLDLTDSIS, encoded by the coding sequence ATGAGTGAACCAAAAATCGAAAATATGACTTTGGAAGACTTGATGGGCGATCGCTTCGGCCGGTATTCCAAGTCCATTATTCAAGAACGGGCCCTGCCGGATATTCGCGATGGCCTCAAGCCGGTTCAGCGCCGGATTCTGTTTGCCATGAACAAGGATGGCAATACCTATGATAAGGGCTTTCGCAAGTCAGCCAAGTCAGTCGGTAACGTAATGGGTAACTTCCACCCGCACGGCGACAGTTCCATTTATGAGGCGCTGGTCCGGATGAGTCAGGATTGGAAGCTGCGTGACCCATTGATTGAAATGCACGGCAACAACGGGTCGATGGATGGTGATCCACCGGCTGCCATGCGTTATACCGAAGCTCGTTTAAGCAAGATTGCCGGCTTGATGCTTAAGGATATCGACAAAGATACGGTTGATATGACGCTGAACTTTGACGATACCGAAAAAGAGCCGACTGTCTTGCCAGCCCGCATTCCCAATCTTTTGGTTAACGGCGCGACCGGGATCTCGGCTGGTTATGCTACGGAAATTCCGACGCATAATCTGGGCGAGCTGATCGATGCACTGATCTACCTGCTTGGTCATCCCACAGTCAGTCTGGACAAACTGATGGAATTCGTGCCTGGTCCTGATTTCCCAACTGGCGGGATCATTCAAGGCAAGGAAGGAATCAAAAAAGCTTATGAAACTGGTCGGGGACGCATTGTCGTACGGGCCAAGACCAGTATCGAGACGCTGCGTGGCGGTCGGCAGCAGATCAATATCACGGAGATTCCATATGAGGTCAACAAGGCCCAGCTGGTCAAGCGAATCAATGACCTGCGTCTGGCCAAAAAGGTTGAGGGAATCGCTGAGGCGCGTGATGAGACTGACCGCAGCGGCCTGCGCATCGCAATTGAGCTGAAGCGCGGCGCCAATGCCGAGGGAATCTTAAACTATCTGCTAAAAAACACCGACCTGCAGATCAACTATAACTTCAATATGGTGGCAATCGACAATCAGCGGCCAATGCGGGTAGGCTTAAAGCATATTTTAACGTCTTATCTGAGCTTCCAAAAAGAGATCATTATGCGGCGGACGCGCTTTGATTTAAATAAGGCGCAAAAACGGCTCCACATCGTTGAAGGCTTGATCAAGGCGCTCAGCATGCTTGATCAGGTTATCAAAACGATTCGAGCTTCTAAAAACCGGGCTGATGCCAAACAGAATCTGATTGAATCGCTGGGCTTTGATGATCCGCAGGCCGAAGCCATTGTTACCATGCAGCTGTACCGGCTGACCAATACTGACGTGACGGCGCTTGAAGATGAGCAAAAGCGTCTGAATGATCAGATTGCCGAATACCAGCTGATCTTAAGCGATGAAAATGAGCTGGCCAAAGTGCTGCGCCAAGAAATGCGGACGATTAAAAAAGAATTTGCGACACCGCGCCGGACTGAGATTCAAAGCAAGGTTCAAAAACTGGAGATCGACACTAAGGTTACGGTCGCCAAAGAAGACGTGGTCGTATTAGTTTCTAAAGCCGGCTATATCAAGCGCAGCAGTCTGCGGTCATTTAAAGCTTCCAACGTTGAAGAAGATGGTTTGCGAGAAGACGACTATCCGCTGCTGATCCAAGAAACCAGTACGCTGGCGCATCTGTTCATGTTCACCAATCTTGGCCATCTGATCTATCGGCCGGTGCATGAATTGGCTGACGTGCGCTGGAAAGACGTTGGTGAGCATATTTCACAAACGATCGGTCTGGCCGCGGGTGAAGAGATTATCAAGGCAATGATTTTTGATCGGCTGGACATGCCAGGAACGCTGCTGATGGGAACCAGCGATGGTCAGGTCAAACAGACTGAGTTCAAGGAATATCAGCCAGGATCTCGTTATAAGAGCACGGCGACGGTCTACATGAAGCTCAAGGGCGATGACGCTCAAGTCGTTAACGTAATGTATTATGAGCCAAAAGATACCGCGCAGTCGCTGCTGGCAATCAGTCATGAAGGCTATGCCGTTCGCTTTGACGTAGCTGAAGTACCGATTGCCGGGGTTAGAACGACGGGGGTACGGGCCATCAACCTGCATGACGATGACAGAATGGTTGACCTGCAGCTGGTTGACGAAGATCAGCATCTGGCCATGGTAACTCAGCGCGGGGCCTTTAAAGAAATGGCCGTAGCCGACATTAAGCTTGGCGCACGGGCAAGGCGCGGCGAACTGGTGCTGCACCGTTTGAAGAAGCTGCCGCACAAGCTGGTCGACTTTTTGCCTTATGATGCCGACTATCAGGGAGCCGTTGAGATCATTACCGATCGGCCGATGTTCCAGGATGTTTTGATTACGGATCATCATCTGGGAACGGCCCATTCAAACGGTACTTTTGTAATTGATACCGAAAGTCAGGGCATTCCGGTTAAGCTGCGCATCAAGCCCCAGCTGACTGAAACGGCGACAAGCGAGCAGCTCGATCTGACGGACTCAATTTCATAG
- the parE gene encoding DNA topoisomerase IV subunit B produces MAEQEYQYDASSIKILKGLEAVRKRPGMYIGSTDTYGLHHLVYEIVDNAVDEALSGFGDEINVTIEPDNSITVQDHGRGMPVGMHASGKPTPEVIMTVLHAGGKFGQDDGYKTSGGLHGVGASVVNALSTKLTLTIVRDHVRYQEKFVNGGNPVGTLKKLGNTRAGSGTTVTFKPDPKIFSTTVYNYDTLARRLRESAFLLKGLKITLTDKRAGQEKEEVFQFENGIKDFVGYLNEDKDTLGQIMYFDGKQDGVEVEVAAQYNDGYSENVLSFVNNVRTPDGGTHEAGFRNAWTKTFNDYARKVGLLKERDKNLEGSDVREGLTAVVSVRIPERILQFEGQTKDKLGTPEARKIVDSIVSDQLSYMLLENGDEAQQLIRKALKARQAREAARKARDESRGSKRKGRKERNLSGKLTPAQSKDAAKNELFLVEGDSAGGSAKQGRDRKFQAILPLRGKVLNTEKAKLDDVLKNEELNTIIYTVGAGVGSEFNVADSNYDKIIIMTDADDDGAHIQILLLTFFYKYMRPMIEAGKVYIALPPLYRIQSGKGAKTKIQYAWTNDQLTQMTKKIRGAQLQRFKGLGEMNADQLWETTMNPDTRTLIRVRIEDAELAEKRVTTLMGDKVAPRRKWIEENVQFTLSDDEESDQLMENRGQKAKTPTINTWNQK; encoded by the coding sequence TTGGCAGAACAAGAATATCAATATGATGCATCCTCCATTAAAATCCTTAAGGGGCTGGAGGCGGTGCGCAAACGGCCTGGGATGTATATTGGTTCAACGGATACCTATGGCCTGCACCATTTGGTATATGAAATCGTTGACAACGCGGTCGATGAGGCTTTGTCTGGCTTTGGTGATGAAATCAACGTGACGATCGAACCCGACAATTCAATCACGGTTCAGGATCATGGTCGTGGGATGCCAGTTGGAATGCATGCTTCTGGCAAACCGACGCCAGAAGTCATCATGACCGTGCTGCATGCCGGGGGGAAGTTTGGTCAAGACGATGGCTACAAGACTTCCGGTGGGCTGCATGGGGTTGGGGCCTCAGTCGTGAATGCTCTTTCAACCAAACTAACACTGACGATCGTGCGCGATCACGTTCGCTATCAAGAAAAATTCGTCAATGGCGGCAATCCGGTCGGCACGCTCAAAAAATTAGGCAATACGCGTGCGGGTTCCGGAACGACGGTTACCTTTAAGCCGGATCCAAAAATCTTTTCTACGACGGTCTACAACTACGATACTTTGGCAAGACGGCTGCGTGAATCGGCATTCCTGCTAAAGGGCCTAAAGATTACGCTGACTGATAAGCGCGCTGGTCAGGAAAAAGAAGAGGTATTCCAGTTTGAAAATGGCATCAAGGACTTTGTCGGCTACCTCAATGAGGACAAGGATACACTGGGTCAGATCATGTACTTTGACGGTAAGCAGGATGGCGTTGAGGTTGAGGTTGCGGCTCAGTATAACGATGGCTATTCAGAAAACGTCTTGAGCTTTGTCAACAACGTGCGCACTCCAGATGGGGGAACGCATGAAGCCGGTTTTCGCAATGCCTGGACCAAAACCTTCAATGACTACGCCAGAAAAGTCGGTCTGCTCAAGGAACGCGACAAGAATCTGGAAGGGTCTGACGTTCGCGAAGGCTTGACGGCAGTCGTCTCAGTACGAATTCCGGAACGCATCCTGCAGTTTGAGGGCCAGACTAAAGACAAGCTGGGGACGCCAGAAGCCCGTAAGATCGTGGACTCAATCGTCAGCGATCAGCTAAGCTACATGCTGCTGGAAAATGGCGATGAAGCTCAGCAGCTGATCAGAAAAGCACTCAAGGCTCGCCAGGCAAGAGAAGCCGCGCGCAAGGCTCGTGACGAATCACGCGGCTCCAAGCGCAAAGGCCGTAAAGAACGCAATCTGTCCGGCAAGCTGACGCCGGCCCAGTCAAAAGATGCCGCTAAAAATGAGCTGTTCTTGGTTGAGGGTGATTCAGCCGGTGGGAGTGCCAAGCAGGGACGCGATCGGAAGTTTCAGGCGATCCTGCCATTGCGTGGTAAGGTTCTCAATACAGAAAAGGCCAAGCTGGATGACGTCTTGAAAAACGAAGAGCTTAATACGATCATCTATACGGTTGGCGCGGGGGTCGGCAGCGAGTTCAACGTCGCGGACTCCAACTACGACAAGATCATCATCATGACTGATGCCGACGACGATGGGGCCCACATCCAGATTCTGCTGCTGACGTTCTTCTACAAGTACATGCGGCCAATGATCGAAGCCGGTAAGGTCTACATTGCCTTGCCGCCGCTGTATCGCATCCAGTCTGGCAAAGGAGCCAAAACCAAGATTCAGTATGCCTGGACCAACGATCAGCTGACGCAGATGACCAAAAAGATTCGCGGAGCTCAGCTGCAGCGTTTCAAGGGGCTTGGTGAAATGAATGCCGATCAGCTTTGGGAAACCACGATGAATCCTGACACACGGACGCTGATTCGAGTGCGGATAGAAGATGCCGAGCTGGCTGAAAAGCGCGTCACTACCTTGATGGGCGATAAGGTTGCACCACGTCGGAAATGGATTGAAGAAAACGTGCAATTTACGCTGAGCGATGACGAAGAGTCTGATCAGCTGATGGAAAATCGCGGTCAAAAGGCCAAAACGCCTACGATCAATACCTGGAATCAAAAGTAA
- the plsY gene encoding glycerol-3-phosphate 1-O-acyltransferase PlsY, translated as MIFKICLMAVIAYLLGSIPWGLWIGQVFYHKDIRQLGSGNIGTTNTLRVLGPKAGVTVLFLDMFKGTLAACQPYFFHCSQTVSPLLIGLFAVLGHTCSIFDHFHGGKAVATSAGILLAYNPLLFLVAWAIYLTVLLLTSMASAAGMVGITAIFIIALCIHDWILAAIAGFLTVVIIWLHRANIKRIFNGTESLVHFGLGYRRQQKRKQK; from the coding sequence ATGATTTTTAAAATCTGTTTAATGGCAGTCATTGCCTACCTTTTGGGCTCGATTCCCTGGGGACTTTGGATCGGCCAGGTATTCTACCACAAGGATATTCGTCAGCTGGGCAGCGGTAATATCGGCACGACCAATACCCTGCGCGTTTTGGGACCTAAAGCAGGCGTAACCGTATTGTTTCTTGATATGTTCAAGGGGACGCTGGCAGCCTGTCAGCCATATTTCTTTCACTGCAGCCAGACCGTCAGTCCGCTTTTGATTGGCTTATTTGCCGTTTTGGGCCATACCTGCTCGATTTTTGATCACTTTCATGGCGGCAAGGCCGTTGCCACCAGTGCCGGGATCTTGCTGGCATATAACCCGCTGCTCTTTTTGGTTGCCTGGGCCATCTATCTGACGGTATTATTGTTGACCAGCATGGCTAGTGCGGCTGGCATGGTTGGCATTACCGCGATTTTCATCATTGCCTTATGCATTCACGACTGGATCTTGGCAGCCATTGCCGGGTTCTTGACGGTGGTAATCATCTGGCTGCACCGTGCCAACATCAAGCGCATCTTCAATGGTACCGAATCGCTGGTTCATTTTGGATTGGGCTATCGGCGGCAGCAAAAACGAAAGCAAAAATAA
- a CDS encoding SDR family NAD(P)-dependent oxidoreductase translates to MSSFNQQSFQLNGKVALITGGASGLGQNYSKALSLYGADIFVVSNSQRGWEETRQAVEGNGQKIGFLQCDITEPDCADEIIAQCVKEMGGLDILVNNAGIQIRNDVLAFKDEDWDKVINLNLNALYHMSQAAAKYMAKQKHGKIINIGSMQSYRAGKFIFPYTAAKHGVLGLTKAYADALSKYNIQVNGLAPGYILTDMTKALAEDPVRGPEIKEHIPSGEWGRPEQLMGPMVFLASPASDYVTGVMLPVDGGYLLR, encoded by the coding sequence ATGAGTTCATTTAATCAACAAAGTTTTCAGCTTAATGGCAAGGTAGCATTGATCACTGGCGGTGCCAGCGGTCTGGGTCAAAACTATTCAAAGGCGCTGTCGCTTTACGGCGCGGATATTTTTGTCGTTTCCAACTCGCAGCGCGGCTGGGAAGAAACTCGTCAAGCAGTCGAAGGCAATGGACAAAAGATCGGCTTTCTGCAGTGCGACATCACTGAACCGGACTGTGCCGATGAAATCATCGCGCAATGCGTTAAGGAAATGGGTGGTCTGGATATTTTGGTCAACAATGCCGGCATTCAGATCCGCAATGACGTCTTAGCGTTCAAGGATGAAGACTGGGACAAGGTGATCAATTTGAATCTCAACGCGCTCTACCACATGTCACAGGCCGCAGCTAAGTATATGGCTAAGCAAAAGCACGGCAAGATCATCAACATTGGCTCAATGCAATCCTACCGTGCCGGCAAGTTCATCTTCCCCTACACGGCAGCCAAACATGGCGTGTTAGGTCTGACCAAAGCCTACGCTGATGCCCTTTCCAAATACAACATTCAAGTCAACGGTCTGGCACCGGGCTACATTTTAACGGATATGACGAAGGCGCTGGCCGAGGATCCGGTTCGGGGGCCTGAGATCAAAGAACACATTCCATCCGGTGAATGGGGCCGTCCTGAACAATTGATGGGGCCAATGGTATTTTTAGCCAGTCCAGCATCTGATTACGTAACTGGTGTAATGCTGCCGGTTGATGGCGGCTACCTGCTGCGCTGA